The Desulfotignum phosphitoxidans DSM 13687 genomic sequence TTGCCGGATCCGGTTTTCATAAATTGATATTCTTTAAAAATAAGCGTAAGCTATGTTTAATAGACAAGGAGGTTTTCATATGAAAACAAAAACCATATCTTTTGAATTACCTTTAGGCGTTTTTTCAGCTCTTCGTAAGACACCGGAAGAATTAAAAAATGACATACGGATTGTGGCGGCCGTCAAATGGTATGAAATGGGTCAAATATCTCAGGAAAAAGCATCGGAAATAGCCGGATTGTGCCGGGAGGATTTTTTGATGGAACTGGCCAGGTTTAACGTGTCCCCGTTTCAATACACTGCCGATGAAGTATTGAAAGAAGCCGGTTATGAATAGTGTCTTCATATTAAATGCGTCTCCGATTATTCTGCTTGGAAAAGCCGGTTTATTGTGCACAATATCACCCTTGGCTGATTTATGGATAGTGCCGGATGGTGTGATTTCAGAAATTGAATCCAAAAAACCCATTGCACAATATTTGGAAGAATTAGGATCTGCTGCTGAAGTAACCAAAGAATCGGTTCAACACATTCATCCCCTGATTGCATCATGGGATCTTGGAAAAGGCGAGAGTGAAGTTTTGAGTCTTGCAATGCAAAAAGGTACGAATGTGACGGCTGTCCTGGATGACCTTCAAGCCAGAAAATGTGCGAAACTTCTCGATATTGGATTAATCGGATCTGTAGGGCTTCTTACCATGGCAAAGCGGGTCGGCCTCGTAAAAGCTGTCAAGCCGGAAATTAACAAGCTGATAGACGTTGGTATTCGCATTGATTACCGATTACTGGCAGAAATATATTCAAAAATTGGAGAATAAAAATCACCACCCACATCTATCACATCGGCCGGGTCCCGGACCTGATCGATGCCGGGTTTTACCGTGTGATCATCTGCACCCCCGGCACCAAGGCCCTGCTCCTGACCATGCTCCAGGGTTCAGGCCGAATATGGATACGGCTATTGTAACACCATGAAAGATCAAGTGATCCAAATTCCAGTGTCAGATATCGTACTTGATGAATCCATCTATCCAAGAGAAAATATGGATCATAAACGGATAGGCATTTTTGTTGAAAACCTGAGGGATGGTTTTGAATTTGACCCTGTCCTTGTTCAGGCTTTTGAAAATCCGGAACTGTCTGAATCCAGCAGTACTGCCAGGGAAAAGAGCAGGTACCGGATATTGGATGGGGTGCATCGATGGACTGCGTTTAAGAAGGCCGGGCGAACCCGGATTTCTGCCATTGTTAAAATATTAAATGACATGGACCCCCTGCTCTATGCGGCAAAACTGGCCATCGGCCCAAAGCAGCTTACGGAAGTTGAAACAAAGAATACTGCCAGGCGCGCTTTTCAGTCAAACCCCGGATTAACCTCCGCTGAAATCGGCAGGGCAATCGGCAGATCAAGACAGGCAGTTGATTTATATATTGCTGATTTAAGGGCCACCACGCTTCAGGAACTTGATCTTAA encodes the following:
- a CDS encoding UPF0175 family protein yields the protein MKTKTISFELPLGVFSALRKTPEELKNDIRIVAAVKWYEMGQISQEKASEIAGLCREDFLMELARFNVSPFQYTADEVLKEAGYE
- a CDS encoding DUF3368 domain-containing protein, with translation MNSVFILNASPIILLGKAGLLCTISPLADLWIVPDGVISEIESKKPIAQYLEELGSAAEVTKESVQHIHPLIASWDLGKGESEVLSLAMQKGTNVTAVLDDLQARKCAKLLDIGLIGSVGLLTMAKRVGLVKAVKPEINKLIDVGIRIDYRLLAEIYSKIGE
- a CDS encoding ParB/RepB/Spo0J family partition protein — its product is MKDQVIQIPVSDIVLDESIYPRENMDHKRIGIFVENLRDGFEFDPVLVQAFENPELSESSSTAREKSRYRILDGVHRWTAFKKAGRTRISAIVKILNDMDPLLYAAKLAIGPKQLTEVETKNTARRAFQSNPGLTSAEIGRAIGRSRQAVDLYIADLRATTLQELDLKIFRLHQLGIPQDRIAKRLDINRRTLSHHLAKMPGLARTYSRPTGRTHPVFFFKAG